The following proteins come from a genomic window of Geminicoccaceae bacterium SCSIO 64248:
- a CDS encoding aminotransferase class V-fold PLP-dependent enzyme has translation MRDRTRCVVTPEVDETGFKSLAPAVHRASTIVFDDAAAYATRGDRGPDGYSYGLYGTPTTRQLASKLAGLAGAARVLLVPSGQGANAIAALALVSAGEHVLIADNAYPAMRSLAVEDMARLGIAVEFYDPVSPDDLAARVRPETRLVWCESPGSSTMEVQDLPAIVAIAREAGALVGCDNTWATSLALKPHALGVDIVTEALTKYAAGHSDLLMGAISFADESLAAGVRDAMGRMGMGVSPDDAALVLRGMETMAVRFAHSAEGARRLVARMAGHPAVARVLWPPIEDSPGHDLWKRDFTGAAGVFGVILAEGASGRLDAALGALRTFAIGASWGGTRSLIAPMSVGRTRSVRPWPGEDLILRFSIGLEDIADLEADIDALLAALGAPARDGVPR, from the coding sequence ATGAGAGACCGGACGAGATGCGTCGTGACGCCCGAGGTCGACGAGACCGGCTTCAAGTCGCTGGCGCCCGCCGTCCACCGCGCATCCACCATCGTCTTCGACGACGCGGCCGCCTACGCGACGCGCGGAGATCGAGGGCCGGACGGCTACAGCTACGGCCTCTACGGTACGCCGACGACGCGCCAGCTCGCCTCGAAGCTCGCGGGTCTCGCCGGCGCGGCGCGCGTGCTGCTCGTACCTTCCGGGCAGGGAGCGAACGCCATCGCGGCTCTGGCGTTGGTCTCCGCCGGCGAGCACGTGCTGATCGCCGACAACGCCTACCCGGCCATGCGCTCGCTCGCCGTCGAGGACATGGCCCGGCTCGGCATCGCGGTCGAGTTCTACGATCCGGTCTCGCCCGACGACCTGGCGGCGCGCGTCCGCCCCGAGACGCGGCTGGTCTGGTGCGAGTCGCCGGGATCGAGCACGATGGAGGTTCAGGACCTGCCGGCGATCGTCGCGATCGCGCGCGAGGCGGGCGCGCTCGTCGGTTGCGACAACACCTGGGCGACCTCGCTGGCGCTGAAGCCTCACGCGCTCGGCGTCGACATCGTGACCGAGGCCCTCACGAAATACGCGGCCGGCCATTCCGACCTGCTCATGGGCGCGATCTCCTTCGCCGATGAGTCCCTGGCCGCAGGGGTACGCGACGCCATGGGACGGATGGGCATGGGCGTCTCGCCGGACGACGCGGCCCTGGTGCTGCGCGGGATGGAGACGATGGCGGTGCGCTTCGCCCATTCGGCCGAGGGCGCGCGGCGTCTGGTCGCGCGCATGGCAGGGCATCCGGCGGTGGCGCGCGTCCTCTGGCCGCCGATCGAGGACAGCCCGGGCCACGATCTGTGGAAGCGCGACTTCACCGGGGCGGCGGGCGTCTTCGGCGTGATCCTGGCCGAGGGCGCCTCCGGCCGCCTCGACGCGGCGCTGGGCGCGCTCCGGACCTTCGCCATCGGCGCGTCCTGGGGAGGGACCCGAAGCCTGATTGCCCCGATGTCGGTCGGCCGCACCCGAAGCGTGCGGCCGTGGCCGGGCGAGGACCTGATCTTGCGTTTCAGCATCGGGCTCGAGGACATTGCCGACCTCGAGGCCGATATCGACGCGCTCCTCGCGGCGTTGGGCGCGCCCGCCCGAGACGGCGTTCCGCGCTGA